A window of the Pongo abelii isolate AG06213 chromosome 10, NHGRI_mPonAbe1-v2.0_pri, whole genome shotgun sequence genome harbors these coding sequences:
- the PFDN5 gene encoding prefoldin subunit 5 isoform X1, giving the protein MAQSINITELNLPQLEMLKNQLDQMYVPGKLHDVEHVLIDVGTGYYVEKTAEDAKDFFKRKIDFLTKQMEKIQPALQEKHAMKQAVMEMMSQKIQQLTALGAAQATAKA; this is encoded by the exons ATGGCGCAGTCTATTAACATCACGGAGCTGAATCTGCCGCAGCTAGAAATGCTCAAGAACCAGCTGGACCAG ATGTATGTCCCTGGGAAGCTGCATGATGTGGAACACGTGCTCATCGATGTGGGAACTGGGTACTATGTAGAGAAg ACAGCTGAGGATGCCAAGGACTTCTTCAAGAGGAAGATAGATTTTCTAACCAAGCAGATGGAGAAAATCCAACCAGCTCTTCAGGAGAAGCATGCCATGAAACAGG CCGTCATGGAAATGATGAGTCAGAAGATTCAGCAGCTCACAGCCCTGGGGGCAGCTCAGGCTACTGCTAAGGCCTGA
- the PFDN5 gene encoding prefoldin subunit 5 (The RefSeq protein has 1 substitution compared to this genomic sequence) translates to MAQSINITELNLPQLEMLKNQLDQEVEFLSTSIAQLKVVQTKYVEAKDCLNVLNKSNEGKELLVPLTSSMYVPGKLHDVEHVLIDVGTGYYVEKTAEDAKDFFKRKIDFLTKQMEKIQPALQEKHAMKQAVMEMMSQKIRQLTALGAAQATAKA, encoded by the exons ATGGCGCAGTCTATTAACATCACGGAGCTGAATCTGCCGCAGCTAGAAATGCTCAAGAACCAGCTGGACCAG GAAGTGGAGTTCTTGTCCACGTCCATTGCCCAGCTCAAAGTGGTACAGACCAAGTATGTGGAAGCCAAGGACTGTCTGAACGTGCTGAACAAGAGCAACGAGG GGAAAGAATTACTCGTCCCACTGACGAGTTCT ATGTATGTCCCTGGGAAGCTGCATGATGTGGAACACGTGCTCATCGATGTGGGAACTGGGTACTATGTAGAGAAg ACAGCTGAGGATGCCAAGGACTTCTTCAAGAGGAAGATAGATTTTCTAACCAAGCAGATGGAGAAAATCCAACCAGCTCTTCAGGAGAAGCATGCCATGAAACAGG CCGTCATGGAAATGATGAGTCAGAAGATTCAGCAGCTCACAGCCCTGGGGGCAGCTCAGGCTACTGCTAAGGCCTGA